Proteins encoded in a region of the Chryseobacterium piperi genome:
- a CDS encoding nuclear transport factor 2 family protein — MKKYTFTLFILLSSFMIISAQNNDALIKEGVKSDSLFWVAYNKCNVNEMMRFIPNDVEFYHDKGGITKGGSDLKITFQKNLCGNENFRLRREAIDTTVRVFPMKKDNKLYGLIISGDHYFYINETGKKEFRDGLAKFTDLWTLENGEWKMSRVLSYDHGPAPYLNERKEIKLNPGSTKIYHGKYNSIKNGVITIEPKDSVLHLVAGGKTMIIYPETQNKFFMKEKDLVFEFIKEKNKVTKMKVYENGNLIEENQAIE, encoded by the coding sequence CACATTATTTATTTTACTTTCTTCATTCATGATTATTTCTGCTCAAAACAATGATGCCCTAATAAAGGAAGGAGTTAAAAGTGACAGCCTGTTCTGGGTTGCTTATAACAAATGCAATGTTAACGAAATGATGCGCTTTATTCCTAATGATGTTGAATTTTATCACGATAAAGGAGGAATAACAAAAGGAGGTTCTGACTTAAAAATTACCTTTCAGAAAAATTTATGTGGTAATGAAAATTTCCGACTGAGACGAGAAGCAATTGACACAACCGTGCGGGTTTTTCCTATGAAAAAAGACAACAAACTGTATGGCCTGATCATTTCTGGTGATCATTACTTTTATATCAATGAAACAGGCAAAAAAGAATTTCGTGATGGCTTGGCTAAATTCACAGATCTTTGGACATTGGAAAACGGAGAATGGAAAATGTCAAGAGTTTTAAGCTATGACCACGGCCCTGCACCCTACCTTAACGAAAGAAAAGAAATAAAGCTAAATCCCGGTAGTACAAAAATCTACCATGGAAAATACAATAGTATAAAAAACGGAGTGATCACCATTGAACCTAAAGATTCTGTCTTACATCTAGTTGCCGGAGGAAAAACAATGATCATCTACCCGGAAACCCAAAATAAATTTTTCATGAAAGAAAAAGACCTGGTTTTTGAGTTTATAAAAGAGAAAAATAAGGTTACAAAAATGAAAGTGTATGAAAACGGTAACCTGATTGAAGAAAACCAGGCTATAGAATAA